A genomic region of Nostoc sp. UHCC 0702 contains the following coding sequences:
- a CDS encoding site-2 protease family protein, translating into MFTSSETLIIGTLLLVALGILGWGFYRARPFGRLGILAWLQSVVLMTPWLLFFGLFAAGIYINIAGILFLVVVSAGLYIFLGKQLRSAGQEAILRQRATERLAVDPSSQAENTPQPVIAQLQIEVLPIPEEDLNAIKSIFGIDTFFATETIAYQQGAIFKGNLRGEAEEVYKRLTASLKEKLGDKYRLFLVQNTDGKPVVIVLPSSSDPQPTMLPQKVFAGILAVATIATSFETAGLLLNFDLFANPERFTEALPIGAGILAILVAHEIGHWLVARRHQIRLSWPFFLPAVQIGSFGTITRFESLLPNRKVLFDISLAGPAVGGIVSLLMLIVGLLLSHPGSLFQLPNQFFQSSILVGSLARVVLGSALQSPLVNVHPLVVIGWLGLVITALNLMPAGQLDGGRIVQAIYGRKTAGRATLATLILLGVVALANTLALYWAFVILFLQRDLERPSLNEITEPDDARAALGLLALFLMITTLLPLTPGLAGRLGIGS; encoded by the coding sequence ATGTTTACTTCGTCAGAGACTCTCATCATTGGGACACTTTTGCTAGTAGCTTTGGGAATTTTAGGTTGGGGCTTTTATCGCGCCAGACCTTTTGGTAGGCTGGGAATCTTAGCCTGGTTGCAGTCTGTGGTGTTAATGACCCCCTGGCTGTTGTTCTTTGGTTTGTTTGCAGCCGGAATATATATCAACATAGCTGGTATATTATTCTTGGTGGTGGTTTCTGCTGGATTGTACATCTTTTTGGGAAAACAGCTGCGATCGGCTGGTCAAGAGGCCATACTCAGGCAACGGGCAACCGAAAGGCTGGCGGTTGATCCTTCATCACAAGCAGAAAATACACCACAGCCAGTAATTGCTCAATTGCAAATTGAAGTATTGCCTATTCCAGAAGAAGACTTAAATGCTATTAAAAGCATTTTCGGTATTGATACATTTTTTGCTACAGAAACCATTGCCTACCAACAAGGAGCTATTTTTAAAGGCAATCTCCGGGGAGAAGCAGAAGAGGTTTACAAGCGCCTGACTGCAAGTTTAAAAGAAAAACTAGGTGATAAATATCGCCTGTTTTTAGTGCAAAACACAGATGGAAAACCTGTGGTGATTGTTCTACCCAGCAGTAGTGACCCACAACCGACGATGTTACCGCAAAAAGTCTTTGCAGGTATCTTGGCTGTGGCAACTATCGCCACCAGTTTTGAAACTGCGGGACTGCTGCTGAATTTCGATTTATTCGCTAATCCGGAACGGTTTACAGAAGCTTTGCCCATAGGCGCTGGCATATTGGCGATTTTGGTAGCTCATGAAATCGGTCATTGGTTAGTTGCACGTCGTCACCAAATCCGCCTCAGCTGGCCCTTCTTTTTGCCTGCCGTGCAAATTGGGTCTTTTGGTACAATTACTCGTTTTGAATCTCTGTTGCCCAATCGCAAGGTACTATTCGATATTTCTTTGGCAGGGCCAGCCGTAGGTGGTATCGTTTCTTTGTTAATGCTGATTGTTGGGTTATTGCTTTCCCACCCAGGCAGTTTATTTCAATTGCCCAATCAGTTTTTCCAAAGCTCCATTTTGGTGGGTAGCTTGGCGCGGGTTGTCTTGGGTTCGGCTTTACAGTCACCCCTAGTAAATGTTCATCCGTTGGTAGTGATTGGTTGGCTGGGGTTGGTAATCACTGCTTTAAACTTAATGCCCGCAGGGCAATTAGATGGTGGTCGCATTGTCCAAGCAATTTATGGACGTAAAACCGCAGGACGGGCAACACTTGCAACTTTAATTTTGTTAGGAGTAGTGGCTCTGGCCAATACTCTGGCTCTATATTGGGCATTTGTGATTTTGTTCTTACAACGGGATTTAGAACGCCCCAGCTTGAATGAAATCACCGAACCCGATGATGCCAGAGCTGCTTTAGGTCTGTTGGCTCTATTCTTAATGATTACTACCCTTTTACCCTTAACTCCCGGCTTGGCTGGGCGGTTGGGAATAGGAAGTTAG
- a CDS encoding efflux RND transporter periplasmic adaptor subunit: MTSPEPQTDFGDQLPQTSYEPPRKQRRWLRLLLALILIVGGGTAVVWRLLTPANQQPASTNAQPPGVRVKVAPVQIGTIDESTEYIASLESRRSVTLQPRIQGQVTQIFVRSGDTIATGAAVIQVDPRQQQAAVSSIDAAAQASKAQLENARATLKSLEAERLSNLADLQLNQQDYNRYATLADQGAVARQTKDQYANRLATAKANLGVINSRISAQKASILQAEKDLQQAQANTEQQQVQLQYYRISAPFDGTVGDIPVKIGDFVNTSTQLVTITQNRPLEVKISVPTDKGAELRKGMPVELLNTQGQVIGTSRVFFIAPNASNDTQSILIKALFNNSKGELRADQLVRARVVWSERSGVLIPATAVSRVAGETFVYVAETQTSPKGVSQLVARQKPVKLGNIRGNNYQVLEGLQPQEQIVISGLLNLRDGLPIVPES; encoded by the coding sequence ATGACATCCCCTGAGCCTCAAACCGATTTTGGAGACCAGCTTCCCCAGACCTCCTACGAGCCACCCCGCAAACAACGGCGGTGGCTTCGGTTATTGTTAGCTTTAATACTAATCGTAGGGGGTGGAACAGCTGTAGTTTGGCGTTTGCTCACTCCTGCAAACCAACAACCTGCATCTACTAATGCTCAACCTCCAGGGGTAAGAGTCAAAGTAGCTCCAGTCCAAATCGGCACAATTGACGAGAGTACAGAATATATCGCCAGTCTTGAGTCTCGGCGTTCCGTGACACTCCAGCCGAGAATTCAGGGTCAAGTCACGCAAATATTTGTCAGGTCGGGAGATACAATCGCAACGGGAGCGGCAGTTATCCAAGTAGACCCCAGACAGCAACAAGCAGCAGTCAGTAGTATTGATGCTGCTGCCCAAGCATCTAAAGCACAATTGGAGAATGCTCGCGCTACACTCAAATCCCTAGAAGCCGAACGTTTATCCAACCTTGCTGATTTGCAATTGAATCAGCAGGACTACAACAGGTATGCGACCTTGGCAGACCAAGGAGCCGTGGCTCGACAAACAAAGGATCAGTATGCCAATAGGCTCGCCACAGCCAAAGCTAATCTCGGTGTCATTAATTCCAGGATTTCAGCCCAGAAAGCTAGCATATTGCAGGCTGAAAAGGACTTGCAGCAAGCTCAGGCAAATACTGAACAACAACAAGTTCAGCTTCAGTACTACCGCATTAGCGCTCCCTTTGATGGCACAGTTGGCGATATCCCAGTCAAAATAGGTGATTTTGTTAACACTTCCACACAGCTAGTGACAATTACTCAAAACCGACCTTTAGAAGTCAAAATATCTGTGCCAACAGACAAAGGGGCTGAATTACGTAAGGGAATGCCTGTAGAGTTATTGAATACACAAGGTCAAGTCATAGGTACTAGTCGCGTATTTTTCATAGCTCCAAATGCCAGCAATGATACCCAGTCAATATTGATTAAAGCACTTTTTAATAACTCAAAAGGTGAGCTACGGGCAGATCAATTAGTGCGAGCTAGAGTGGTGTGGAGTGAGCGTTCTGGAGTATTAATTCCAGCTACAGCAGTGTCTCGTGTAGCTGGAGAAACTTTTGTCTACGTAGCCGAAACCCAAACATCTCCAAAAGGAGTATCGCAACTGGTAGCTAGGCAAAAACCAGTGAAATTAGGCAATATTAGAGGTAATAATTACCAAGTTCTCGAAGGATTACAGCCACAAGAGCAAATTGTCATCTCAGGACTACTGAATCTTAGAGATGGCCTGCCGATAGTTCCTGAATCTTAG
- a CDS encoding LysR family transcriptional regulator has protein sequence MAGMTLEQLKIFIAVAEHLHFTRAAEELYITQPAVSAAIHNLEQEYGVKLFHRIGRHIEIAEAGKLLQVEARKILDQVALTERGLRELNNLQRGELKLGSSLTIGNYWLPSKISQFKSKYPGIQINCTLANAETICVGTAMGQFDLGLVEGDVKPALQSTLEYEIVGSDRLQIVVGKSHPWFERKEIELTELTKTPWVMRVPESGTQQRFEEALQNWGINLSELNVILVFNSGEMAKAAIENGEGATGISELMVKKEIQLGTLRTIKVIDNRNGSSAIAEIVRPFFKLKHRQRFQTALSTAFEQMLLSYSTSKLHVEL, from the coding sequence ATGGCAGGGATGACGCTTGAGCAGCTAAAAATCTTTATCGCCGTGGCAGAACATCTACACTTTACCCGTGCGGCTGAAGAACTTTATATTACCCAACCTGCCGTCAGTGCAGCGATTCACAACTTAGAGCAAGAATACGGAGTCAAGCTGTTCCATCGCATTGGTCGCCATATCGAGATTGCCGAAGCTGGAAAGTTACTACAAGTAGAGGCGCGGAAAATTCTCGACCAAGTAGCCTTGACAGAACGGGGATTGCGGGAATTGAACAACCTGCAACGTGGAGAATTGAAATTAGGATCAAGCTTGACAATTGGTAACTACTGGCTACCAAGCAAGATTAGTCAATTTAAAAGTAAGTATCCAGGTATCCAGATTAACTGTACTCTCGCCAATGCAGAAACGATTTGTGTGGGAACAGCAATGGGACAGTTTGATTTGGGTTTAGTGGAAGGAGATGTGAAACCAGCACTTCAGAGTACTCTAGAATACGAAATTGTGGGGAGCGATCGCTTACAAATTGTAGTGGGTAAATCTCATCCTTGGTTTGAACGCAAAGAAATTGAGTTAACCGAACTGACAAAGACCCCTTGGGTGATGCGAGTTCCTGAATCTGGAACTCAACAAAGGTTTGAGGAAGCCTTGCAAAATTGGGGCATCAATCTGAGCGAACTCAATGTGATTTTAGTGTTCAATAGCGGTGAGATGGCAAAAGCAGCGATCGAGAATGGTGAAGGTGCTACCGGAATTTCTGAGTTAATGGTAAAAAAAGAAATACAACTGGGAACTTTGCGAACAATTAAAGTTATTGATAACAGGAATGGTTCTAGTGCGATCGCAGAAATAGTTCGACCTTTTTTCAAACTAAAGCATCGACAGCGGTTTCAAACAGCGCTCTCCACAGCTTTTGAACAGATGTTGCTCAGCTATTCCACATCAAAGTTGCATGTAGAATTGTGA
- a CDS encoding efflux RND transporter permease subunit, translating to MFVDFFIRRPVFTSVCAILILLVGAISIPTLPTAQYPDISPTQITVTANYVGASAEIVENTVTTILERQINGVEGLKYMTSSSSNNGNSTITVTFDPGRNKDIAAVDVQNRVSLAEPQLPEAVQRTGVTVNKQSNSIILAMGLYSDNKKFDNVFLSNYADLYIIDALKRINGVSQAQIFGERRYAMRLWLDPNRLASRNLTAQDVIDALNEQNLQVGAGQIGQQPSDPEQMYQIDLQAVSRLTEASEFADIVIKTGADGTLIKLKDVGRAELGAEDYNSFLRFKGNEGVGIGIFTTPGSNALDVARAVKVEMARLAERFPPGMKYEVAFDTTSFVEASLAEVVKTLIEAIALVVIVIYIFLQDWRTTLIPVIVVPLTLVGTFAFIKVFGFSINTLTMFGLTLATGLVVDDAIIIVENVSRLIEDEGMSPRQAASESMRELFGAVIATSLVLMAVFVPVAFFPGATGQIYKQFALTIAFSMGISTFLAITLTPSLSALLLRRGQRPRGWLGWIFDQINRFIDWTRRGYENILYRLTKITAIVVLLFVLSLGVTGWLYLSVPTAFIPDDDQGYFITIIQGPEGVSLNYTSKVMTQVEQEILKIPEVTGTFAIGGFGFSGNSANSGAIFTTLTPWEERHDPAKSAQAIIGRLAGVVSAIPEARIFPVNPPSIQGLGNFGGFQFQLQDRAGNSGLNTMLQIMGQLLQRGNQTPGLQAVFSTFNANTPQMLIEVDRNKAKALQVDVDEVFNTLQSYLGSRYVNDFNLLQRTYRVYVQADAQYRSNPDDIGKLYVRSVNDQMIPLSNLVKITPNTGAQTINHFNLFRSIEINGSAAPGYSSGQATSAMEKLAQEVLPATMGYEWAGITAEEKESGGLAPLIFGLGLVFVFLVLAAQYENYVDPLIIMLSVPLAILGALSAQSLRGLPNDVFCQVGLVMLIGLASKNAILIVEFANQLREQGLSLTKAAVQASQERLRPILMTSLSFILGVWPLVNPEGAGAASRKSLGTAIAGGMIVSTFLSLFIVPILYIVIGRIRDRLTPRPQPHQLDSSHDEKVSYNSHR from the coding sequence ATGTTTGTTGATTTCTTTATTAGGCGACCTGTATTTACAAGTGTTTGCGCCATCCTGATTCTGCTGGTAGGAGCAATTAGTATTCCAACGCTACCTACAGCGCAGTATCCAGATATTAGCCCAACTCAAATCACTGTTACTGCTAATTATGTCGGTGCTAGTGCTGAAATTGTAGAAAATACGGTAACGACTATCTTAGAGCGCCAAATTAATGGTGTTGAAGGCTTGAAGTACATGACTTCGAGCAGTAGTAACAATGGCAACAGTACGATTACAGTTACGTTTGACCCAGGCCGGAACAAAGATATTGCCGCAGTTGACGTGCAAAATCGCGTGTCCCTCGCCGAACCGCAGTTGCCGGAAGCTGTTCAAAGAACTGGAGTAACTGTCAATAAACAGTCTAATAGCATCATTTTAGCGATGGGGCTGTACTCAGATAACAAAAAGTTCGACAACGTATTTTTAAGCAATTATGCCGACTTATACATAATCGATGCCCTCAAAAGAATTAATGGTGTAAGTCAGGCACAGATTTTTGGTGAACGCCGCTATGCTATGCGTCTGTGGCTTGACCCTAACCGCCTTGCTAGTCGCAACCTCACCGCCCAAGATGTAATCGATGCCCTTAACGAACAAAACTTACAGGTGGGTGCAGGGCAAATCGGTCAGCAGCCATCAGACCCAGAGCAGATGTATCAAATAGACCTGCAAGCGGTGAGTAGACTGACTGAGGCATCGGAATTTGCAGACATAGTGATCAAGACAGGTGCAGATGGCACGTTGATCAAACTCAAAGATGTCGGTCGGGCTGAACTGGGAGCAGAAGACTATAACTCTTTCCTGCGATTTAAAGGCAATGAAGGTGTAGGTATAGGCATATTTACCACACCGGGAAGTAACGCCTTGGATGTTGCTAGGGCTGTAAAAGTTGAAATGGCACGACTAGCGGAACGCTTTCCGCCAGGCATGAAATATGAAGTGGCCTTTGATACCACATCGTTTGTAGAAGCATCTCTGGCAGAAGTTGTCAAGACCCTGATAGAAGCGATCGCTCTTGTTGTTATAGTAATTTATATCTTCTTGCAAGACTGGCGTACCACGCTGATTCCCGTCATCGTTGTGCCCCTAACTTTGGTTGGCACTTTTGCCTTTATCAAGGTTTTCGGATTTTCCATTAATACCTTGACCATGTTTGGTCTGACGTTGGCAACTGGCTTGGTGGTGGATGACGCCATCATCATCGTTGAGAACGTCTCTCGCTTAATCGAAGATGAGGGAATGTCACCCCGCCAAGCTGCCTCTGAGTCCATGAGGGAGTTATTCGGCGCAGTAATTGCCACTTCCCTAGTGCTAATGGCGGTATTTGTACCCGTAGCCTTCTTTCCAGGAGCCACAGGACAAATATATAAGCAATTTGCGCTGACGATCGCTTTTTCAATGGGAATTTCTACCTTTCTTGCCATTACTCTGACCCCTTCACTTTCAGCATTGCTGTTGCGTCGGGGACAAAGACCACGCGGTTGGTTGGGCTGGATTTTTGACCAGATTAATAGATTTATTGATTGGACACGCCGGGGATACGAAAACATCCTGTATCGTTTGACAAAAATCACAGCGATCGTTGTGCTGTTATTTGTCTTGTCTTTGGGCGTGACAGGCTGGCTTTACCTGAGTGTGCCAACAGCATTTATTCCAGATGACGACCAAGGCTATTTCATCACCATTATCCAAGGGCCAGAAGGAGTTTCCCTCAACTACACCAGCAAGGTGATGACTCAGGTAGAACAAGAAATCCTCAAAATACCTGAAGTCACGGGTACTTTTGCCATAGGTGGCTTTGGTTTTAGTGGCAACTCTGCCAATAGTGGTGCGATTTTTACAACCCTCACGCCTTGGGAAGAACGTCACGACCCAGCAAAGTCAGCACAAGCAATCATAGGTAGGTTAGCGGGAGTGGTGTCGGCAATTCCCGAAGCCAGAATTTTTCCAGTTAATCCACCATCAATTCAGGGTTTAGGCAATTTTGGTGGTTTCCAATTTCAGCTACAAGATAGAGCTGGTAACAGTGGCTTGAATACCATGCTGCAAATCATGGGTCAGTTACTCCAGCGCGGTAATCAAACACCAGGATTGCAAGCTGTATTTAGCACATTTAATGCGAATACGCCTCAGATGTTGATTGAAGTAGACCGCAACAAAGCTAAAGCCCTGCAAGTTGACGTAGACGAGGTTTTTAATACTCTCCAAAGTTACTTGGGTTCGCGGTATGTCAACGACTTTAACTTACTACAGCGGACTTATCGAGTATATGTGCAAGCAGACGCTCAGTATCGTTCTAACCCTGATGATATAGGTAAATTGTACGTTCGTTCTGTCAACGATCAAATGATTCCCCTGAGCAATCTAGTGAAAATCACTCCTAATACTGGGGCGCAAACAATCAATCACTTCAACTTATTCCGCTCAATTGAAATCAACGGTTCCGCTGCACCTGGTTACAGTTCTGGACAAGCAACCTCAGCAATGGAGAAACTGGCACAAGAGGTTTTACCCGCAACTATGGGTTATGAATGGGCAGGGATCACCGCTGAAGAAAAGGAATCTGGAGGCCTAGCACCGCTGATTTTTGGATTGGGGCTGGTGTTTGTATTCTTGGTATTAGCTGCTCAGTATGAGAACTACGTTGACCCCTTAATTATTATGCTGTCAGTTCCTCTAGCTATTTTGGGGGCACTGTCGGCGCAATCTCTACGAGGTCTACCCAACGATGTGTTTTGTCAAGTTGGTTTGGTAATGCTAATTGGACTGGCAAGTAAAAATGCCATTTTGATTGTAGAATTTGCCAACCAACTGCGAGAGCAAGGTCTTTCACTGACTAAAGCCGCAGTCCAAGCATCACAAGAGCGTTTGCGACCCATTTTGATGACTTCCTTATCTTTTATCTTGGGTGTTTGGCCATTGGTAAATCCTGAGGGAGCAGGCGCAGCTAGTAGAAAATCTCTGGGTACAGCGATCGCAGGAGGTATGATAGTCTCTACTTTCCTAAGTTTGTTTATCGTGCCAATTCTTTATATCGTAATTGGCAGAATCCGCGATCGCTTAACACCTCGACCCCAACCTCACCAGCTAGATTCTAGCCATGATGAGAAGGTTTCCTACAACAGCCATCGCTAA